A window of the Oncorhynchus masou masou isolate Uvic2021 chromosome 13, UVic_Omas_1.1, whole genome shotgun sequence genome harbors these coding sequences:
- the LOC135551511 gene encoding homeobox protein meis3-B-like isoform X1: MDKRYEDLVHYSGSEGMSVGGYGEVMRSLPPPHYGHTVPDSLKHHRDQIYGHPLFPLLALVFEKCELATCSPRDVTALSVPPHLQGLTNHSDVCSSDSFNDDIAAFAKQIRSEKPIFSTNPELDNLMIQAIQVLRFHLLELEKVHDLCDNFCNRYITCLKGKMPTDLILDDREGGSKSDVEDFTGSCTSLSEQNQSWLRDPDDCASTPLGTPGMSCGLPSHSTDNCSDTGDGLDGGVASPSTGEEDETDRDRRNNKKRGIFPKLATNIMRAWLFQHLSHPYPSEEQKKQLAQDTGLTILQVNNWFINARRRIVQPMIDQSNRSGQNGPYSPEGAALGGYGLDGQAHLALRAAGLQGMPSLPAEYPGALLSQSGYPHAGPTLHPYPGPHPAMLLHPPPHPHPADPLIGQGLDIHAH, encoded by the exons ATGGATAAGAGG tatgAAGACCTGGTGCACTACTCAGGATCAGAGGGCATGTCCGTGGGGGGGTATGGAGAGGTCATGAGGTCACTGCCCCCCCCTCACTATGGCCACACTGTCCCAGATTCCCTCAAACACCACAGGGACCAGATCTATGG ACATCCCCTGTTTCCACTTCTGGCCCTGGTGTTTGAGAAGTGCGAGCTGGCCACCTGCTCCCCGCGGGATGTTACAGCCCTCTCAGTGCCACCCCACCTCCAAGGCCTGACCAATCACAGTGATGTATGCTCCTCAGACTCCTTCAACGATGACATCGCAGCCTTCGCCAAACAG ATTCGCTCAGAGAAGCCCATTTTTTCAACAAATCCTGAACTGGACAACCTG ATGATCCAGGCCATTCAGGTACTACGTTTCCACCTGTTGGAGCTGGAAAAG GTTCATGACCTGTGTGATAACTTCTGCAATCGCTACATTACCTGCCTGAAGGGCAAGATGCCCACAGACCTGATTTTGGATGACAGGGAGGGCGGGTCCAAGTCTGACGTGGAGGATTTCACTGGCTCCTGCACCAGTCTGTCAGAGCAG AATCAGTCGTGGTTGCGGGACCCAGATGACTGTGCATCCACTCCACTAGGGACCCCTGGCATGTCATGTGGCCTGCCTTCACATAGCACAGACAACTGCAGCGATACGG GGGATGGTTTGGATGGGGGCGTGGCCTCCCCCAGTACGGGAGAGGAGGACGAGACGGACCGAGACAGAAGGAACAACAAGAAGAGGGGAATTTTCCCCAAACTGGCAACCAACATCATGAGGGCATGGCTCTTCCAGCATTTATcg CACCCATACCCCTCGGAGGAGCAGAAGAAGCAGCTGGCACAGGACACAGGACTGACCATCCTGCAGGTCAACAACTG GTTTATCAATGCAAGACGGAGAATAGTACAGCCCATGATTGACCAGTCAAATCGCTCAG GTCAAAACGGTCCTTACAGCCCAGAGGGAGCAGCACTGGGGGGCTACGGACTGGACGGCCAAGCCCACCTGGCTCTCAGGGCAGCAG gtcttCAGGGGATGCCGTCTCTTCCAGCAGAGTACCCCGGGGCCCTGCTGTCCCAGTCTGGCTACCCCCACGCCGGCCCAACCCTGCACCCCTACCCCGGCCCCCACCCCGCCATGCTGCTGCACCCGCCGCCCCACCCCCACCCCGCCGATCCCCTTATAGGCCAGGGCCTGGACATACACGCCCACTAA
- the LOC135551511 gene encoding homeobox protein Meis3-like isoform X2 — translation MDKRYEDLVHYSGSEGMSVGGYGEVMRSLPPPHYGHTVPDSLKHHRDQIYGHPLFPLLALVFEKCELATCSPRDVTALSVPPHLQGLTNHSDVCSSDSFNDDIAAFAKQIRSEKPIFSTNPELDNLMIQAIQVLRFHLLELEKVHDLCDNFCNRYITCLKGKMPTDLILDDREGGSKSDVEDFTGSCTSLSEQNQSWLRDPDDCASTPLGTPGMSCGLPSHSTDNCSDTGDGLDGGVASPSTGEEDETDRDRRNNKKRGIFPKLATNIMRAWLFQHLSHPYPSEEQKKQLAQDTGLTILQVNNWFINARRRIVQPMIDQSNRSAQREQHWGATDWTAKPTWLSGQQVFRGCRLFQQSTPGPCCPSLATPTPAQPCTPTPAPTPPCCCTRRPTPTPPIPL, via the exons ATGGATAAGAGG tatgAAGACCTGGTGCACTACTCAGGATCAGAGGGCATGTCCGTGGGGGGGTATGGAGAGGTCATGAGGTCACTGCCCCCCCCTCACTATGGCCACACTGTCCCAGATTCCCTCAAACACCACAGGGACCAGATCTATGG ACATCCCCTGTTTCCACTTCTGGCCCTGGTGTTTGAGAAGTGCGAGCTGGCCACCTGCTCCCCGCGGGATGTTACAGCCCTCTCAGTGCCACCCCACCTCCAAGGCCTGACCAATCACAGTGATGTATGCTCCTCAGACTCCTTCAACGATGACATCGCAGCCTTCGCCAAACAG ATTCGCTCAGAGAAGCCCATTTTTTCAACAAATCCTGAACTGGACAACCTG ATGATCCAGGCCATTCAGGTACTACGTTTCCACCTGTTGGAGCTGGAAAAG GTTCATGACCTGTGTGATAACTTCTGCAATCGCTACATTACCTGCCTGAAGGGCAAGATGCCCACAGACCTGATTTTGGATGACAGGGAGGGCGGGTCCAAGTCTGACGTGGAGGATTTCACTGGCTCCTGCACCAGTCTGTCAGAGCAG AATCAGTCGTGGTTGCGGGACCCAGATGACTGTGCATCCACTCCACTAGGGACCCCTGGCATGTCATGTGGCCTGCCTTCACATAGCACAGACAACTGCAGCGATACGG GGGATGGTTTGGATGGGGGCGTGGCCTCCCCCAGTACGGGAGAGGAGGACGAGACGGACCGAGACAGAAGGAACAACAAGAAGAGGGGAATTTTCCCCAAACTGGCAACCAACATCATGAGGGCATGGCTCTTCCAGCATTTATcg CACCCATACCCCTCGGAGGAGCAGAAGAAGCAGCTGGCACAGGACACAGGACTGACCATCCTGCAGGTCAACAACTG GTTTATCAATGCAAGACGGAGAATAGTACAGCCCATGATTGACCAGTCAAATCGCTCAG CCCAGAGGGAGCAGCACTGGGGGGCTACGGACTGGACGGCCAAGCCCACCTGGCTCTCAGGGCAGCAG gtcttCAGGGGATGCCGTCTCTTCCAGCAGAGTACCCCGGGGCCCTGCTGTCCCAGTCTGGCTACCCCCACGCCGGCCCAACCCTGCACCCCTACCCCGGCCCCCACCCCGCCATGCTGCTGCACCCGCCGCCCCACCCCCACCCCGCCGATCCCCTTATAG
- the rinl gene encoding ras and Rab interactor 3 has translation MMRGLEDQDEKDDSHRGVSGTVRTENEVTDGVSRRPLTLLDRLRLCQDAWAPGGPWDRDGAHAALWGRPAGSFLVLRDSASQPVLLCVATGGESGHVRDNPIHRTGAAYQLSQSFLGFSDLAQLVVFYSMSRDVLPVCLFIPPWLSSLTDQPQSNSLSQLGPKSWLCPTSDLQPDHMTQRATGTAMCTIQLTAANGALCIINPLYLHEHGDDWLTHQPTSPQQVNRPANYRRERRLSTTRPWSGSGLLTKRAISMEQESYSSRSDNPGRVILLLKAQCYPVSPTPTGGVVLRRPSRDASIESLNRTWTQDRTIRPPSDPKPLFSPAPQSPHRVSWVEDRVWLSKPPPPSLLRPPSLEMDSLSISSMEEEPESVTTPSHSPHPSHRLAHKVKHRLSAVGLAIGGLGCPQKRMTKRVQELSKRRGGLFAEAVMGFVEMTLGAGFIPGMTGVDLLQEVRTALTALRETLLDCPEIHILIDSMADTPDGELDAILELSLHKVALKPVSAHLYTCLQSCWDHDGSLRKLRENQRLLEGRGVEELEGTPGAGVPDPVTLEKIQQRWSAMHQSYSPSRKVHILLKVCKTIYHSMTANANPGVVYGADDFLPCLTWVLLRSDVVTLQLDTNYMMELLDPTQLQGEGGYYLTSLYASLFYISSFRPRLATRQLSTEAQQSLSQWHRRRTLHCNQSRRSTNRRTLRRPGHSEKGRENSSHAETETGTGSVTDAPPAPSSVVAKALHIISEVVVAVREEEGSRAEGQGSPAPQLQASPQKEKPITVEELDGHPAGSEVDWEGGVRPWMCVVEGLESEEGQAGLHRVHEELCARSVELDDQTDTQRGQQRSEWTGLPVGD, from the exons ATGATGAGGGGATTGGAAGATCAGGATGAGAAGGATGACTCTCACAG AGGTGTGAGTGGCACGGTGAGGACAGAGAATGAGGTTACTGACGGAGTTTCAAGGAGGCCCCTGACTCTGCTGGACAGGTTGCGACTGTGTCAGGACGCCTGGGCCCCTGGGGGCCCCTGGGATAGAGACGGTGCCCATGCTGCCCTCTGGGGCCGGCCTGCTGGG AGCTTCCTGGTGTTGAGGGACTCTGCCTCCCAGCCCGTCCTGCTGTGTGTGGCCACTGGAGGAGAGAGTGGACATGTAAGAGACAACCCCATACATCGCACTGGTGCAG CTTATCAGCTATCTCAGTCATTTTTAGGGTTCTCTGATCTGGCCCAGTTAGTGGTGTTCTACTCTATGAGCAG ggacGTGTTGCCAGTGTGTCTGTTCATCCCTCCGTGGCTCTCCAGTCTAACAGATCAGCCACAGTCCAACAGTCTGTCCCAGCTGGGTCCCA AATCCTGGCTGTGTCCCACCTCTGACCTCCAGCCTGATCACATGACTCAGAGGGCTACTGGTACTGCCATGTGCACCATACAG CTGACAGCAGCCAATGGTGCTCTGTGCATCATCAACCCACTCTATCTGCACGAGCATGGCGATGACTGGCTGACCCATCAACCAACCAGCCCACAGCAAGTTAATCGGCCAGCGAATTATAGGCGTGAGAGACGACTGAGTACAACAAGACCTTGGTCAGGGTCGGGCCTTCTTACTAAGAGAGCTATCTCAATGGAGCAGGAGTCCTACAGCTCCAGGTCTGATAATCCAGGTAGAGTGATTTTGCTGTTAAAGGCCCAGT GCTACCCCGTCTCCCCCACCCCAACAGGAGGGGTGGTTCTGAGGAGGCCCAGTAGGGATGCTTCCATTGAGTCACTCAACAGAACATGGACCCAGGACCGCACTATCAGGCCCCCCTCAGACCCCAAGCCCCTGTTcagccctgcccctcagtcccctcaCAGGGTGTCCTGGGTTGAGGACAGGGTATGGCTCTCCAAACcgccacccccctccctcctccgccCCCCCTCCCTAGAGATGGACTCGCTGTCAATCAGCAGCATGGAGGAGGAGCCAGAGTCGGTCACCACCCCTTCCCACTCCCCCCACCCCTCGCATCGTTTGGCCCACAAGGTGAAACACCGCCTCTCGGCTGTGGGCCTGGCCATTGGTGGGCTGGGGTGTCCACAGAAGAGGATGACCAAGCGGGTGCAGGAGCTCAGCAAGCGGAGGGGCGGTTTGTTTGCCGAGGCAGTGATGGGATTCGTTGAGATGACCCTGGGGGCGGGGTTTATCCCTGGAATGACAGGTGTGGACCTGCTTCAGGAGGTGCGTACGGCTCTCACTGCCCTGAGAGAGACACTGCTGGACTGTCCTGAGATACACATCCTCATAGACAGTATGGCGGACACACCTGATGGGGAGCTGG ATGCCATACTGGAGCTCTCCCTACACAAGGTGGCCCTAAAGCCTGTGAGTGCCCACCTGTACACCTGCCTCCAGAGCTGTTGGGACCATGACGGTAGCCTGCGGAAGCTGAGGGAGAACCAGCGGCTCCTGGAGGGCCGGGGGGTGGAGGAGCTGGAAGGGACACCTGGGGCGGGGGTCCCTGACCCTGTCACCCTGGAGAAGATCCAGCAGAGGTGGTCAGCCATGCACCAGTCTTACTCCCCCAGCAGGAAGGTCCATATCCTGCTCAAGGTCTGCAAGACCATCTACCACAGCATGACGGCCAATGCCAACCCAG gAGTGGTGTATGGGGCTGATGACTTCCTGCCGTGTCTGACCTGGGTGCTTCTGCGTAGTGATGTGGTCACTCTGCAGCTGGACACTAACTACATGATGGAGCTACTGGACCCCACACAGCTGCAGGGAGAGG GAGGTTACTACCTGACGTCCCTGTATGCTTCTCTTTTCTACATCAGCAGCTTCCGCCCTCGTCTCGCCACGCGCCAGCTCAGCACCGAGGCCCAGCAATCGCTGAGCCAATGGCATCGCAGGCGCACCCTGCACTGCAACCAGTCACGACGCAGCACGAATCGTAGGACCCTCCGGAGACCTGGGCACAGTGAGAAGGGCAGGGAAAACTCCAGTCACGCAGAGACGGAAACTGGCACAGGAAGTGTAACTGACGCCCCACCGGCGCCCTCTAGTGTTGTGGCCAAGGCACTGCACATCATCTCAGAGGTGGTGGTAgcagtgagggaggaagagggcaGCAGAGCAGAGGGCCAAGGATCCCCAGCTCCACAACTCCAGGCATCGCCTCAGAAGGAGAAACCGATTACAGTAGAAGAGTTGGACGGACATCCAGCAGGGAGTGaggtggactgggagggaggggtcAGACCATGGATGTGTGTTGTAGAGGGTTTAGAGAGTGAGGAAGGGCAGGCTGGCCTCCATCGGGTCCATGAGGAACTCTGTGCCAGGTCAGTGGAGCTAGatgaccagacagacacacagagaggtcaGCAGAGGTCAGAGTGGACTGGGCTGCCAGTGGGAGACTGA